A genomic region of Desulfosarcina ovata subsp. ovata contains the following coding sequences:
- a CDS encoding IS701 family transposase, translating to MLPINRAINRSYGVAHCSFVGLKAVLSAAVESRFTVNNTIAAMQIAQKQNDILPPVPPTFNTDAIAGTIKDFGPAKVVPVSGSDWEPLWDRWVRQHHYLGYRRLLGHRLKYLAFLKDRPVAGLSWSAPALKLSARDRFIGWSPEQRKQHLHQLAANSRFLILPWVQLHNLASHVLALNIARLPADWLRHFSHRLLLLETFVDNRYFAGTCYKAANWQHIGPTQGSTKQGKGYRYHGNPKEVYLYVLDPNFRQIIDCRQQPALSCDRPSTQTKVEALVMLLEHCRWHPQLTADLNLDPFDLETIAKELVDFHQCFHDAYGRSEHHRLGLAYFSGLMSNAEAKSVEPIALEFLDQKSVRSLQMFMKNGRWDHDTMLRVHQEMLAPLIAAPDGMITVDPSDFPKKGKESVGVARQYCGPLGKTENCQSGVFIGYSSDKGYGLLNCQLYMPESWFSPEQEKRRRFNMVPEDLVFETKQQIALRLINEIVAAKYYPAKWVGADAAFGSDIEFLNALPKDLLYFAAIKSNTQVFTKKPKVGIPPYKGHGRHPTKEKVLPGQPKPRTVSEIAKSGRLSWKTVVVAEGAKGPIIAKVARIRVYMSRDGLPAGDQQWLFFRQNDDGKIRYAISNAPKKISRSEMVKASTMRWPIEQCFQEGKSQVGMDCYEHRSWPAWHRHMTFVFLALHFMLRMRLRFKKNSVVDGSLGSQNTICSTSSQVAEFRGDV from the coding sequence ATGCTTCCAATTAACAGGGCGATCAATCGAAGCTACGGCGTTGCACATTGTTCGTTCGTCGGCTTGAAAGCGGTTCTTTCCGCTGCCGTGGAGTCGCGTTTTACCGTTAACAACACCATTGCCGCTATGCAAATAGCTCAAAAACAAAATGATATTTTGCCGCCGGTTCCGCCTACGTTCAACACCGATGCAATAGCCGGAACCATAAAGGATTTTGGCCCGGCCAAAGTTGTACCCGTCAGTGGTTCGGACTGGGAACCATTGTGGGATCGATGGGTCCGTCAGCACCACTATTTAGGATATCGGCGGCTTCTGGGACATCGGCTCAAGTACTTGGCTTTTTTAAAAGACCGTCCTGTCGCTGGTTTGTCGTGGAGCGCGCCGGCATTGAAACTGTCCGCAAGAGATCGTTTTATCGGTTGGTCTCCGGAGCAACGAAAACAGCATCTGCACCAACTGGCAGCCAACAGCCGTTTTTTGATCCTGCCCTGGGTTCAGTTACATAATCTGGCATCGCATGTTTTGGCCCTCAATATCGCGCGGTTGCCTGCGGATTGGCTACGCCATTTCAGTCATCGACTCCTGCTTCTGGAAACGTTTGTCGACAACCGCTACTTTGCAGGCACCTGCTATAAAGCCGCCAACTGGCAGCACATTGGGCCTACGCAGGGCAGTACCAAACAAGGCAAAGGATATCGCTATCATGGCAACCCAAAGGAGGTTTACCTTTATGTTTTAGACCCGAACTTCAGACAAATTATCGATTGCCGACAACAGCCCGCCCTTTCGTGTGATCGCCCTTCCACCCAAACCAAAGTGGAGGCGTTGGTCATGCTTTTAGAACATTGTCGATGGCATCCGCAACTTACTGCCGATTTGAATCTCGATCCCTTTGATCTCGAAACGATTGCAAAAGAGCTCGTCGATTTTCATCAATGCTTTCATGATGCTTACGGACGCTCCGAACATCACCGTCTGGGATTAGCCTATTTTTCCGGACTCATGAGCAATGCCGAAGCCAAATCCGTGGAACCGATCGCGCTTGAATTTCTCGATCAAAAATCTGTCCGCTCCCTGCAGATGTTCATGAAGAACGGTCGTTGGGACCATGACACCATGCTGCGAGTTCATCAGGAAATGTTGGCGCCGTTGATCGCCGCCCCCGATGGAATGATTACCGTCGATCCCAGCGATTTTCCCAAAAAAGGCAAAGAATCGGTCGGTGTGGCTCGGCAGTATTGTGGTCCGTTGGGAAAAACAGAGAACTGCCAATCCGGTGTCTTTATTGGCTACTCAAGCGATAAGGGATATGGCCTGCTCAATTGCCAGTTGTATATGCCGGAAAGCTGGTTTTCTCCCGAGCAGGAAAAGCGACGCCGGTTCAACATGGTCCCCGAAGATCTCGTTTTTGAAACCAAGCAGCAGATTGCCTTAAGACTAATCAATGAGATTGTCGCAGCGAAATACTACCCTGCAAAGTGGGTCGGCGCCGATGCCGCCTTTGGCAGTGACATAGAATTTTTAAACGCCTTGCCCAAGGATCTGCTTTACTTTGCCGCAATCAAGTCCAATACCCAGGTTTTCACAAAAAAGCCAAAAGTGGGCATCCCGCCATATAAAGGGCATGGCCGTCATCCCACCAAAGAGAAAGTATTACCAGGTCAACCCAAGCCGAGAACCGTATCCGAAATCGCTAAGTCCGGTCGCCTGTCCTGGAAGACGGTCGTTGTTGCCGAGGGTGCCAAGGGACCCATCATCGCCAAGGTGGCTCGCATTCGCGTTTATATGTCTCGCGACGGATTGCCGGCAGGTGATCAACAATGGCTTTTCTTTCGACAAAACGACGATGGTAAAATCAGATACGCCATTTCCAATGCTCCCAAAAAAATTTCTCGTTCCGAAATGGTGAAAGCTTCTACTATGCGCTGGCCAATTGAACAGTGCTTTCAGGAAGGCAAAAGTCAGGTTGGCATGGATTGCTACGAACACCGTTCCTGGCCCGCCTGGCATCGGCACATGACCTTCGTATTCTTGGCCTTGCACTTTATGCTGCGGATGAGATTGCGCTTTAAAAAAAACTCCGTTGTTGACGGTTCCCTTGGTTCGCAAAATACTATCTGTAGTACTTCCTCTCAGGTCGCTGAGTTCCGAGGGGATGTATGA
- the tnpA gene encoding IS200/IS605 family transposase yields MSRFRKLSHTIWHCQYHIVWVPKYRHRILTGNVGHEVGNCIRVFSQQKEIEIVEMNIQPDHIHLLAMIPPKVSVSDYCGMVKGRSAIRVFNKFKELKQRPYWGNHFWTEGYCVDTVGLDSEMIRKYVKYQETQERRMEQRSLF; encoded by the coding sequence ATGAGCCGCTTCAGAAAATTATCACATACCATTTGGCACTGCCAATACCATATTGTATGGGTTCCCAAGTATCGTCATCGCATCTTGACGGGAAATGTTGGCCATGAAGTGGGCAACTGCATCAGGGTATTTTCCCAGCAAAAGGAAATAGAGATCGTGGAGATGAATATCCAACCGGATCATATTCATCTGCTGGCGATGATTCCACCCAAGGTGTCAGTCTCGGACTACTGCGGTATGGTGAAAGGTCGATCAGCGATCAGGGTTTTCAACAAGTTCAAAGAACTGAAGCAACGCCCCTATTGGGGCAATCATTTTTGGACCGAAGGGTATTGCGTGGATACCGTCGGATTAGATTCCGAGATGATTCGTAAGTATGTCAAATACCAAGAGACCCAAGAAAGACGGATGGAACAGAGAAGCCTGTTTTAA
- a CDS encoding sugar nucleotide-binding protein, which yields MDKAEEEPELAFAVNATGPENLAVAAKNTGSRLIHISTDYIFDGTACTPTNPTHFEESKNK from the coding sequence GTGGATAAGGCGGAGGAGGAGCCCGAACTTGCTTTCGCAGTCAACGCCACCGGTCCGGAAAACCTGGCTGTGGCGGCAAAAAATACCGGCAGCCGCCTGATTCACATTTCTACGGATTATATTTTCGATGGCACCGCCTGCACCCCTACCAACCCGACGCACTTTGAAGAATCGAAAAATAAATGA